From Ipomoea triloba cultivar NCNSP0323 chromosome 5, ASM357664v1, the proteins below share one genomic window:
- the LOC116020150 gene encoding uncharacterized protein LOC116020150, whose product MMPKPFKPILRCPSLLTNWDTDIKRDLIVERIIDIDHYVRKCNVISLLRDQNLLHTLQNVGSYSEWLTPEIYVNLTSETALDFSPLFHKIFVRNTWYDFSPSIINAYLHRSEIEEPYEPALDFLASALTHAQLTEWPQGDIQSHLLTTVYSVLFRFASHNWLPNASRHVVTPKMANLIYKIRNHMGVDLGTIIFDHVMSFTPLKESKVHLPYPCLLLGILKSQGFKPYPNEPIKTASAKFSTDARLYSGTHYDDRASLLTAPVFYPVPPPQETHSGSSAAPSASTPVSASVLVQLKSQAAFYQATLDNLKSAVSSLQDVIAATEPKLIATHRQINALEEQLAS is encoded by the exons ATGATG ccTAAGCCTTTCAAACCTATCCTGAGGTGTCCCTCGTTGCTTACAAATTGGGACACAGATATTAAGCGGGATCTAATTGTTGAGCGGATCATTGACATTGACCACTATGTCCGGAAGTGCAATGTGATTTCTCTACTTCGTGATCAGAATCTGCTTCATACTCTTCAGAATGTCGGATCCTACTCTGAATGGCTCACTCCCGAAATTTATGTCAATTTGACGTCTGAGACTGCTCTGGATTTCTCTCCTCTGTTCCACAAGATTTTCGTGCGCAACACTTGGTATGACTTCAGTCCTTCTATTATCAATGCTTATCTCCACAGGTCTGAGATTGAGGAGCCCTATGAACCTGCCCTGGATTTCTTGGCGTCTGCCTTGACTCATGCTCAGCTTACTGAATGGCCGCAAGGTGATATCCAATCTCATCTCCTGACAACAGTTTATTCCGTGCTATTTCGATTTGCATCGCACAACTGGCTGCCCAATGCTTCACGGCATGTTGTTACACCTAAGATGGCAAATTTGATCTACAAAATTCGCAACCATATGGGTGTTGATCTGGGGACGATTATCTTCGATCACGTTATGTCATTTACTCCCCTGAAAGAGTCTAAGGTTCACTTGCCATATCCATGCCTTCTGCTTGGTATTCTGAAATCTCAAGGGTTTAAGCCCTATCCCAATGAGCCCATCAAAACTGCATCTGCCAAGTTCTCTACGGATGCTAGACTTTACTCAGGCACTCATTATGATGATCGTGCATCCCTTCTTACTGCACCAGTTTTTTATCCAGTGCCTCCTCCTCAGGAAACTCATTCGGGATCATCTGCAGCCCCTTCTGCCTCTACTCCTGTCTCTGCTTCAGTTCTGGTCCAGCTAAAAAGTCAGGCTGCTTTTTATCAAGCTACTCTGGATAATCTTAAATCGGCGGTTTCTTCACTTCAAGATGTTATTGCTGCTACAGAACCTAAGCTGATCGCGACTCATCGTCAAATTAATGCCTTAGAGGAACAGCTTGCTTCGTAA